One genomic segment of Oncorhynchus kisutch isolate 150728-3 linkage group LG15, Okis_V2, whole genome shotgun sequence includes these proteins:
- the LOC109878950 gene encoding thymosin beta-like, with protein sequence MCRHPKTLAALSTSISFHPCPGGLEHTTVCNKATMSDKPDLTEIACFDKTKLKKTETKEKNPLPTKETIEQERKGDATP encoded by the exons ATGTGCAGACACCCGAAGACACTCGCAGCCTTGTCTACCTCCATCTCGTTCCATCCCTGCCCCGGCGGATTAGAGCACACTACTGTGTGTAACAAAG caACAATGTCTGACAAACCTGACCTGACAGAGATCGCCTGTTTCGACAAGACCAAACTGAAGAAGACTGAGACGAAAGAGAAGAACCCCCTGCCAACCAAAGAGA CCATTGaacaggaaaggaaaggggatGCCACGCCTTGA